The DNA window taatataattatagtaatttaaataatatttttaatagaagagttaaatattaatacctcctttaatatagaaaaataCTCTAATATAcaggtatatatattagccAATTAAGAGTCCCCTAGCTAGATTCTATATTGCGCTAATATTTAAGACCCCTGCGGGCTATAGCAATGTTAATATGTGCGAATAGTAACGCTCTATAAAAAAGGACCTCTCGGTAGAACATCGGACTTAGGCAATAAGGCATTCAAGTTTTGCCATCATTACCCATTCGTACATCTTAACCCTTATCAAGACAGCCTACAGCATAACGAAATATACGAACGAACCCCTAGCTGTACATTATCCTACGAAAGCCAGCCGATTGCTTGACAGTCAAGGAGCCTGTCTCGACTAGAGTCAGTTACGCGTGCTCTCACTCCCTCATAAGTCATGTCGACGCGACGGGCTACCTTGTCAGTAATCACCCCTTCCGTAACCGTCGGCTCGACCATTGCTATCATACTGAGCAACATTTGTTAACTGCGATAAAATTCAGGTCTCTGTACCGTCGGTCGCTGAAGCTGGCGCTGGATTGGGCTGTTCATCGACATCTGTGGCGTGGCCAGGCTCTTTATATTCGCTCACTATTCGAGGCCAATCGCAATGTCTCCGATCCGAGGCATCAAAGGGTTGGCTTATCTTGATACAATGGAAAATTTTACAAGAGCTGACTCATTGCGCAGGCTCTCTTGACTGAGACAGAGAAGCTGCTAGAGAGTTGGAAACACCCGGACCCTTACACTCCCCCGACAGCTCCTGGAGGTGAGTTCTAGCAGCTAGCATTCGCAATCAACCTCGAGCCATCGCTAACATAATGTGCAGGTTCGAAGTTTGAACGAAACCTCCCATCGCCTGTTCTCGACCGTGAGTATATGCCCAGCATATCCCAACCGCATGCACACTCGAAACTGATACGTCAACAGCTCCTCCACACCCTGTAAACCGACACTAAAACTGAGGCTGGATTATTTGTGTTAGACAAGGAGGGATATGTAGATGGAGGATATGGATCTTCCCAATGAAAGAATTGTAGTATAAATCGACCGACATTTGGTCAATCACGTCACAGTCGATGGGAAATCAGAAACGTATGTTTAATTAATAATGTTCTAGGATCAGTGACGTAAAATATCATTCACTCAGCCTCCCCATCTTCGTGCCTTTTGTCCATTGTCTGCCAACCCTAGATCAGACTCAGCGGGAGACAACATTTATTATTGGGAAGAAAGCAACTTCTCAATTTCACCTAGCGGGTAGCCCAGCACTGACATTCGTTCAATATACGAAAACAAAGATCACATAAGAGCATTGAATTGTTCTTAGAAGTATTCTTATTCATGACCATAGCCGTGGGGGATTATTGTACAACCCTAACGCGCAAataaactgatgaaaagcaACCGTGTAAACCCTTAAACCGTGACCCCTTTGTCATGACAACCGAAGCAACCTGCCATCGCATGGAAAAACAGAACCAAAAGGACCCAATTACAGCTCCATGCTGGAGGTCTTGCCGGTCTTGCCAGTCTTCTTAGGCAAAAGGTCTTGAGAGTGTTAGTAACAGAACAATGTAGAGCAAAATATGCGACTTACTTTGGTGAATGTTGGGGAGAACACCACCCTGGGCAATGGTGACGTGACCCAAAAGCTTGTTCAACTCCTCATCGTTGCGGATGGCgagctgaagatgacggGGAATAATACGGGTCTTCTTGTTGTCGCGGGCAGCGTTACCAGCCAACTCGAGGATTTCGGCAGCGAGGTACTCAAGGACGGCAGCGAGGTAGACGGGAGCACCGGCACCGACACGCTGAGCGTAGTTGCCCTTTCGGAGAAGACGGTGGACACGACCGACAGGGAATGCGagaccagccttggaggaaCGTCTGGAGAAAATTGTTAGCATTCAAGATCAAACAGACGATGACGCGTCTGGATAGGCGCGTCAAATAAGAGATCAAGACTTACGATTGCGCGTTCTTGGAACCAGAGGCCTTGCCGCCAGACTTGCCGCCGCCAGTCATTTTGAAAGAGTTGTGATTTGGGGGGGTTGGTTTAAAAAGGGAGTTTTTGCGAGTCTGAAAGACTGTGAGATGGAAGAGAGTGTCGAAAGGTTGGTTGTGATGACAATTGGTGGATGAGAAGTGGAAGAGATAACTGCTGGCGGGGGATGTAGAGGTTAAGTACTTTTCGCGCGTCAGAGCTCTGATCCCAGATCACTCGCAGCTAGCAACGCGATTGTGCGCTAACCGGATACAGCAAAATTGAGCTACCAAGCTGTgcattaaaaaataaaatcgACCCCCCCTGGCGCGCTTGCATCGTTAATGGGCCCCTCTCCACAGCAAAGTAATAAAACCAAGGGGACCTCTTTGCTCGCGCGCTCGTGCAGTTCTCAAATCACTTGCGCGTTATTGTGGTCTTGTTTTTCGCCTGCCTGCAACCACAAGCTTTTTCGCACTGGATTTTCATTCTTCTTcctattcttttcttttcccccCAGATGATAAAAAATATCTGATCAGAGCGATTTGATGATTGGAGAGTTACGCAACCCAGATCAGTACTCTTTTCAGGTAGTTTTAGTCTCCCAGGTTTGTGCTCTTTGAGTACGTCCATGTCAACTCGTTCGATCTGGTTCAGTTGCTTAGTTGTTGCTTGGTCGGCAATTCTGGCGTGGAGTTCTTGAACTGTTTCATACAACGAGTCTATTTGAAGTTGGATGTCCAAACCTGGTCTGGACTTTGATCCCATTTTGAACCTGTTCAGTGCGGAAATCCCTCACATTTTCGAAGTTTGAATCGATTTTAGATGCATTAAGGAATATTTAGGTCCTTTTTCTTAATCAAACTTGGTCTATATCTGTCACTTGATGGTAGATACACCTAACACTTTTTTCTAAATTTAGTATTTTCAAGATAAATGAACTCCAAATTGGCTTCTTGGACCCCAGATTAAGGTGACGTGACGTATATAGCATGTACAGATGGTCCACAAATTCAATTCCCCGGGTTTTGGATATCAGATCTCGTCGAGATCCGTCTTAAAGACGGACGTCGCGGACCCAACAGCCCTACAGGTCTCGGTCTCCGGGACTCCTGCGGCTGGAGAATGTGGAGAGAATGAACGGAACGGGAGCCTTTGGGCGTGGCGGCTCTGGGTGCCTATTGGTGATGTGTCGCCGCAGTGATGGGTTGCAGCCCGAAGTCTTCAATACGGAGCGGACGCGTCGATGAGGTGCGCGGATACGTAGGGCAGGGATAGAGAACCGAACATGTACGGAGGGTCCAAAGGTGCTACATGTCATCTATGGATAGAACCTCCCAGTTCAAGGCTTGATGCGTCAGAGTTGAAAAATCACGGTCATGATGGGAAACTTGGACGACGTCTACGAAAACAAGTCATTATACATCTAACCAACATCTTGCAACACATTAACATATCtctatctctctctctctctctctatctaTATAAGTGAAGTGTATATGTAAAAGGAAAGAACTGAAATCACATAGAAAGAATGACCCGTGCTGGGACGCGAGCACTGAGGAAATGTGCAGGTGTGAGTGATAGCGATGAAAGACTAAGTGAAGTCGCGATGGATGGTAGTTTGCTTGACGCGAAAATCAAATGCTTGCTTCCTTGCATGCATCAAAAGATGACGGAAAGGAtatgtaggtacctaggtatgtatgTTAGGGCCACTCTTTTGAAGCTTGCAGAGGGCAAGTGGCCaattaaaaaaaaggacCATCATCCATTTTTTATTtcaccagcagcaacagaAAAGAGGGGCTGGCATGTCCCTCCCCAGCAGCCCAGCCTAGATCACCTCCACCAGCCGCTAAGTGCAAGCACGCGTGCGCACGCCCCCCAGGCAATCAGTAACCCGCTAACTGCGACACGCGCCCAGCTACAAAAACCCAACCCACCCCCGATCCTCTTGTTTCGCCATCAACTTCCATCTCACAACAGCATCCTCTCGCCTTCCAGCAACTTAACCAACGCACGAGTTCTTACTCAACCGAACCAATCAATCACATCACTTTTTTTCCACCAACCCTCTCAAATCTTTCGAAATGGCTCCCAAGGCTGCTGACAAGAAGCCCGCCGCCTCCAAGGCTCCTGCTACTGCCTCCAAGGCtcctgagaagaaggatgccGGCAAGAAGACTGCTGCTTCTggtgacaagaagaagcgctCCAAGACTCGCAAGGAGACTTACTCTTCTTACATCTACAAGGGTGAGTTTCAATCCGATTTCTATCGCGTGTCGCAACAGAACGCGTCAAGCTAACTTGCAATCCTAGTCCTCAAGCAGGTCCACCCCGATACTGGTATCTCCAACCGCGCCATGTCCATTCTGAACTCGTTCGTCAACGGTATGTCTTTTTACCTTTCAACTTCGCCTGGCTGTTCTAACTGTTGGTTCAGACATCTTCGAGCGTGTCGCTTCTGAGGCTTCCAAGCTTGCCGCCTACAACAAGAAGTCCACCATCTCTTCCCGAGAGATTCAGACCTCTGTCCGCCTCATCCTCCCCGGTGAGCTTGCCAAGCACGCCGTCTCCGAGGGTACCAAGGCTGTTACCAAGTACTCTTCCTCGACGAAATAGGTGGTTTGATAGCTTGATTTGTTTTGGGCATTTGGTTTTTCACGCGTGGCATCAGGGTGTCATGAATCTGAGGTTTCACGGGGATCCAGCCCTGTTTTTAGGGGCCTCATAATGCGTTACGGAtggttttgttttttttatcCTGGGGGCAATGTCTTCACACACGGGCAACGGGGTTCGCGGTTGTACAATAAACATCGAGAATAGGGTCTCGATCAAATGAATTCGTGCACATTAGCTTTCTTTCCCCTTCATCCTATTGTGTATCCGATTCCTTCATCTAAATCCACAATGTATTGCGATCCTAGCGAATCAGTTACTCTGAATCATACATCTAACCCAGGCCGGCCTTTGATCGCTTCATCGTCTGCGTAACAGGCTGCATGATTCCTTTGTTGTCCGACGCGCCTAATGCCGTTCCCATACTCCATCCCATCTTTTCCAACATGGCTCTTCCACGATTCTCAATGCCCAGTTCAGGCGCCGAACCGCCAACGACCTCGCCATCTTGGTATGTAGCAGCTGCGACAGAAGCACCGCCACGAACAGGAGGCAGTCTTTTGCCTTTCTTGCCCTTGTCAAGCCGAGGGAGATATTTCCGATTCACACGATTAAAAGCGTGGTTAAATGTTACTTCGATATAGGGAAGCGTACGTCCTGTTCGATAGAGTGTAGGCCGTCGTTGATCACCTTTCCCTATCGACTTGGACTTGATTTTGAACTTATTCGCCAGCTCGTGTATTATTTTGCGGGCATGGTTATCCATTGGGGGCAAGATAAGCCTAGAAGTGTGTGAGTCAAACATGCCACTTTCAATCATAGGGGAAGGGATCTTACTGTTCATCGCCACTGATCATAAATGTCCGCATCTCTTCTCCAACTTGTTCCATATTCATTCCATCTGGGTATTTGATGCGTAGATCATCAGGTTTCGTTTTCTTTCCCAGCATGCCAAGTGCGCGCATCTcctctctctgtctcttgCGCTCCGACTTCTTAAGTCTGTCATTCTTCCAGTTCGTCCGGAGTGTTGCTTCCAATTCGGAATCGGATAGATTGAAGTTAATCTGAGCTCTTGCCCCTTTGCCCTTACGGGGGCGTAGGCTTGGTCGCTCCCAATCCATTAAGTCGAAGTCATCGACAACCATTTGCCGCTGCTTTGGCTTCTTGGTGGGCTCTTCACCATCGGAGTCTGAATCACTGAGAGAGTCTCCGAAATTGACATCTTCCATCCCCAGGTCGTAGCCTAGCCCGTGGCCAGCAATCAACTGGGCCAGCGTCTCGTCGTCGATCTCGCTTGCGGGGTAATCTTCGTTGTTGGCTTTGGATTCGTGCTCCAGGTCTTCGCCTGATTGATCTCCGTCTGTGGTGTACGCATGTGTGGCGGTAGCTTGCTGCTGACAGCTGGCGTTAGACAGCCCACTGGCATCAGAATCCATTCCACCCTGTCCATGTTCTTTCAAATACTCATCCACATCGCTATTTTCTTTCAAGTTTGCAATGTAGTCTGCAAGAATAGCATCCTCTTCTGCCTTCgcgcggtcgatctctttgCGCTTGTCacgctgcttctgcttcttttcCCTATTCGTCGATTTACTATTTCGCACTCGTTCTGTGGGTAACTCGGGCACTGGGGATGGCCCTGATCGTACAGGCTTGTCGGTGATAGCTTGTTCGACGACACGAATTTCTGTTTGCATCTGCACCATGTCGATATTAGACATGTGTTCAGGCTTTCTCGGGGCGCCTCGGCCCTTGAAAAGTATGACCTCGTCACTAGAGGTGCTGCTTCTTGAAAAAGGTCGTTCAGGTACCTGAACCGTCAGTTTATCCTGGTTATCTTGTGCCTGGTCTCCTTTCAGATCGAAGAAGAAACACGGCGCATCCGGCGTGTCACCTTTCACTGCGGTCCTTTCTTGGATGTCTTGGATGGCTTCCTCAAGGTCATCCGGTCCTATGATTTCATCCTCGTCACTTTCATTGAGATCCTCTTGGTCCATGTATGGTTCATCGTCCTCCTGTGCTTCTTCGTTTATCGTCATTACTCCCGGCTCTTCGTTCGCTCCGTCCATAATCTCGTCGAGCAACTTCAGTGGTTCACTAGGGCCGGCGCTTACAAACGTTACTGGCCGTGACCGCAGGCTAGAGTTTCCCCATGCAGAGTGGTCATGTTGTGAGGTCTGGCGGGCTTCGTCGGCGAGTGTA is part of the Fusarium poae strain DAOMC 252244 chromosome 4, whole genome shotgun sequence genome and encodes:
- the HTA1 gene encoding histone H2A (BUSCO:58817at5125), encoding MTGGGKSGGKASGSKNAQSRSSKAGLAFPVGRVHRLLRKGNYAQRVGAGAPVYLAAVLEYLAAEILELAGNAARDNKKTRIIPRHLQLAIRNDEELNKLLGHVTIAQGGVLPNIHQNLLPKKTGKTGKTSSMEL
- the HTB1 gene encoding histone H2B (BUSCO:57288at5125), with product MAPKAADKKPAASKAPATASKAPEKKDAGKKTAASGDKKKRSKTRKETYSSYIYKVLKQVHPDTGISNRAMSILNSFVNDIFERVASEASKLAAYNKKSTISSREIQTSVRLILPGELAKHAVSEGTKAVTKYSSSTK
- a CDS encoding hypothetical protein (BUSCO:41948at5125); this encodes MTRNKKAAPAPRGVRNARGGRGGRGGRGSFRVRGSYFSTSSHVNFIQDESVGFTLADEARQTSQHDHSAWGNSSLRSRPVTFVSAGPSEPLKLLDEIMDGANEEPGVMTINEEAQEDDEPYMDQEDLNESDEDEIIGPDDLEEAIQDIQERTAVKGDTPDAPCFFFDLKGDQAQDNQDKLTVQVPERPFSRSSTSSDEVILFKGRGAPRKPEHMSNIDMVQMQTEIRVVEQAITDKPVRSGPSPVPELPTERVRNSKSTNREKKQKQRDKRKEIDRAKAEEDAILADYIANLKENSDVDEYLKEHGQGGMDSDASGLSNASCQQQATATHAYTTDGDQSGEDLEHESKANNEDYPASEIDDETLAQLIAGHGLGYDLGMEDVNFGDSLSDSDSDGEEPTKKPKQRQMVVDDFDLMDWERPSLRPRKGKGARAQINFNLSDSELEATLRTNWKNDRLKKSERKRQREEMRALGMLGKKTKPDDLRIKYPDGMNMEQVGEEMRTFMISGDEQLILPPMDNHARKIIHELANKFKIKSKSIGKGDQRRPTLYRTGRTLPYIEVTFNHAFNRVNRKYLPRLDKGKKGKRLPPVRGGASVAAATYQDGEVVGGSAPELGIENRGRAMLEKMGWSMGTALGASDNKGIMQPVTQTMKRSKAGLG